A region of Nocardioides sp. JS614 DNA encodes the following proteins:
- a CDS encoding cupredoxin domain-containing protein, translated as MTEYLDSRALRNIDCYGQRFMRPGTYPYALVPAGGAGAGGDFPYVVEVGEPSSKRERDMHQTTVTVSFVKERHGDCCDERTVDPGRFVPDQERVTVEAGDMVVWNSPDAAARPFAVAGQKEFFGSSVLTNECGYTHVFTTPGEHEYVDANGSGLRGVVRVKDPRPRNAEELRAWQSRLGEGTLVLISDGRPEPAEVEVVLGQTVFFAVVTGPGVTITDAALVAERPHEAGAA; from the coding sequence ATGACCGAGTACCTGGACAGCCGCGCGCTGCGCAACATCGACTGCTACGGCCAGCGCTTCATGAGGCCGGGCACCTACCCCTACGCCCTGGTCCCGGCCGGCGGCGCCGGTGCCGGCGGCGACTTCCCGTACGTCGTCGAGGTCGGCGAGCCGTCCTCGAAACGGGAGCGCGACATGCACCAGACGACCGTCACCGTGTCCTTCGTCAAGGAGCGCCACGGCGACTGCTGCGACGAGCGCACCGTCGACCCGGGCCGGTTCGTGCCCGACCAGGAGCGCGTGACGGTCGAGGCCGGCGACATGGTGGTGTGGAACTCACCCGACGCGGCCGCCCGGCCGTTCGCCGTGGCCGGCCAGAAGGAGTTCTTCGGCAGCAGCGTCCTGACCAACGAGTGCGGCTACACCCACGTCTTCACGACGCCGGGGGAGCACGAGTACGTCGACGCGAACGGCTCGGGCCTGCGCGGGGTGGTCCGGGTCAAGGACCCCAGGCCGCGCAACGCGGAGGAGCTGCGCGCCTGGCAGTCCCGCCTGGGCGAGGGGACGCTCGTCCTGATCAGCGACGGCCGGCCCGAGCCGGCCGAGGTCGAGGTCGTGCTGGGGCAGACGGTGTTCTTCGCCGTCGTCACGGGTCCGGGGGTGACCATCACCGACGCCGCCCTGGTCGCGGAGCGACCGCACGAGGCGGGAGCGGCTTAG
- a CDS encoding RNA polymerase sigma-70 factor: MSEDPFVAHRSLLFTVAYEMLGSVADAEDVVQETWLRWAALPAADRGEVRDPRAYLVRIVTRLSLNRLRTLTRLREEYVGEWLPEPLLTSPDVAEDVELAESVSIAMLAVLETLLPTERAVFVLREVFDVPYDEIAAALDKSSAAVRQIASRARKYVAARRPRTSVSRAEQERVVERFLAALTTGDVVGLLDVLAPDVLLVGDGGGLVPTVPSPVRGAARLAPVMARFAELAPGTTAVIVDLNGGIAARIDPGGQNDTAVSFVIEGHRIAQIYAIRNPHKLQRLAEVAELRR; the protein is encoded by the coding sequence ATGAGCGAGGACCCCTTCGTCGCTCACCGCAGCCTGCTGTTCACCGTCGCCTACGAGATGCTCGGGTCGGTCGCCGACGCCGAGGACGTGGTGCAGGAGACCTGGCTGCGCTGGGCAGCCCTGCCCGCCGCCGACCGTGGTGAGGTCCGAGATCCCCGTGCCTACCTCGTGCGGATCGTCACCCGGCTCTCCCTCAACCGGCTGCGTACGCTCACCCGGCTGCGGGAGGAGTACGTCGGCGAGTGGCTCCCCGAGCCGCTGCTCACCAGCCCCGACGTCGCCGAGGACGTCGAGCTCGCGGAGAGCGTGTCGATCGCCATGCTCGCGGTCCTCGAGACACTGCTGCCGACCGAGCGTGCGGTCTTCGTGCTCCGGGAGGTCTTCGACGTGCCCTACGACGAGATCGCGGCGGCGTTGGACAAGTCCTCCGCTGCGGTGCGCCAGATCGCGTCCCGGGCCCGCAAGTACGTGGCGGCCCGCCGGCCCCGGACCTCGGTGAGCCGTGCGGAGCAGGAGCGGGTGGTCGAGCGGTTCCTCGCCGCCCTGACGACCGGCGACGTCGTGGGACTGCTCGACGTGCTCGCTCCGGACGTGCTCCTCGTGGGCGACGGCGGCGGCCTGGTCCCGACCGTCCCGAGTCCCGTGCGCGGGGCGGCCCGGCTCGCCCCGGTGATGGCCCGCTTCGCCGAGCTCGCGCCCGGCACGACGGCCGTCATCGTCGACCTCAACGGCGGCATCGCGGCGCGCATCGATCCCGGCGGCCAGAACGACACGGCCGTCTCGTTCGTCATCGAGGGCCACCGGATCGCGCAGATCTACGCGATCCGCAACCCCCACAAGCTCCAGCGCCTGGCAGAGGTGGCCGAGCTCCGACGGTGA